DNA from Amycolatopsis sp. DSM 110486:
GTCGAGCGACGACCAGCGGTTCTCCGTCGAGAACGCCTTGGTGGTGCGCACCCCACCCGGCGCGGCGTGGAACAGCTCCAGCGCCTTCTGCGACGGCGACTCGGCGCGGATGTCCCACTCGTTCAGCCACGAGTCGAGGTCGGGGGAGTGGACCGAGTGGACGCCGGTGTTCAGCAGGCCACCGCGGTAGAGCTCGCCCAGGATGGCGGGGATGCCGCCGGCTCGGTGGACGTCTTCCATGTGGTAGTCGGAGTTCGGCGCCACCTTCGACAGGCACGGCACGCGGCGGCCGATGTCGTCGATGTCGCTGATCGTGAAGTCGACCTCGCCTTCCTGTGCGGCGGCGAGGATGTGCAGCACGGTGTTGGTCGAGCCGCCCATGGCCATGTCCAGCGCCATCGCGTTCTCGAACGCGGCGCGGGTGGCGATCGAGCGGGGCAGCGCCGACTCGTCGTCCTCGCCGTACCAGCGCTTGCACAGGTCGATGACCGTGCGCCCGGCGCCGGAGAACAGTTCGCGGCGCGCGGCGTGCGTGGCCAGCGTGGAGCCGTTGCCCGGCAGCGACAGGCCCAGCGCTTCGGTGAGGCAGTTCATAGAGTTCGCGGTGAACATGCCGGAGCAGGAACCGCAGGTCGGGCACGCTGAGCGCTCGACGATCGACAGCCCGTCCTCGTCGACCTCGCTGCTCGCCGACGCGGCGATCGCGGTGATCAGGTCGGTGGGTGCCTGGGCGACGCCGCCGACGACCACGGCCTTGCCCGCTTCCATCGGCCCGCCGGAGACGAACACGGTGGGGATGTTGAGGCGCATGGCGGCGTTGAGCATGCCCGGCGTGATCTTGTCGCAGTTGGAGATGCAGACGAGGGCGTCGGCCTGGTGCGCGTTGACCATGTACTCCACGGAGTCCGCGATGATCTCGCGCGAGGGCAGCGAGTAGAGCATGCCCGAGTGGCCCATCGCGATGCCGTCGTCGACGGCGATCGTGTGGAACTCGCGCGCGATGCCGCCGGCTTCCTTCACGGCCTCGGCGACGATCTCCCCGAGGTCCTTGAGGTGCACGTGGCCCGGCACGAACTGCGTGTAGGAGTTGGCGATGGCGACGATTGGCTTGCCGAAGTCGCTGTCGGTCATCCCGGTCGCGCGCCAGAGGGCGCGCGCGCCCGCCGCGTTGCGGCCGTGGGTGGTGGTCCGGGAACGGAGGTGCGGCACGGCATTCTCCCAGGTCAGAAGGCTGGTCCAGGCGGAGTCACGAGACCGCTCCGCAAACTGGTCCTACCAATTCTACTCGCTGGGCTCGGCCTTGGAACCGCCGGTCTCGGCGGACGTGGCCTCGGGGGTCTGCTCCGGGGCCTTCTCGGCCGGCTTCGCAGCTGCTTTTTCAGCGGCCGGCTTCAGCTCTTCGTCACTCAGCACACCCGAGGGGTCCTTGATCTTCCCCTCGCTCACGAGCGCGAGCACCGGAAGATGGCGCGTTCTCACCGTGGGCAACGTGACCTGCGTGTCGTCGCCCAGCACGGCACGCACACGCGCCCTGCCGGTGATCGCGAGTCCCTTCAGCGACGACCACGGGAGGTCGCGCTTGCCGAACACCGTCCGCACGGCCAGGCCCTGGCGCGTCGCGACGGTGCGCGTGCGCACGACGAAGACGAACAGCGCGATCGGGAAGATGTACAGCCATTGCAGCCCGTTGATCTCCCCGAGTGCGATCGGTGTCACACACACGGTCAGGAGCGCGATCGCCATGTACGCCGTGCTGGGGATCTTGAACACGGCCTTCCGGCCTTCGTCCGCGCGCTGGTCCTGCTCTTTTTCGGCCACCAATGAATGGTGCACCGCGTCTCCGGCGTGCTTGCGCCCGGGTCGAGGGGTCGCCCGAAGAGCAGTACTGGCGGTCCAGCATGCGGAACCGCCGTCTCGCAGAGTTGACACTCGCGCGGACGCCGGTCTAACGTCAGCGCCGTGACAACGCAGACCGGCCTCGTACTTCCTCAGCGCGTCGACGCTTAGGAAGAGTCCGCTGCGTCGACGCGCGACCCTCGTGCGACCTTACGGTCGGCGGGGGTTTTTTGTTGCGTAGAACCGGTTTCCGACCGGCTGTACGGCTCCAGACAACCCGAACGAGTGACACCGAGAACCCACGAGGCAGAACCGATGACCAGTGCCACGTCGCGCAGCGACGCGAAGCCCGGGCCGACCGCGCCCGGTGTCCCCGGAGCACGTCCGAAGCCGGCGCCGCCGGCGGGAACCCCGGTAAGGGTCACGGGCGCGCAGTCGCTCGTCCGCTCGCTCGAGGCCGTTGGCGCCGAAGTCGTCTTCGGCATTCCCGGTGGCACCATCCTCCCGGCGTACGACCCGCTGCTCGACTCCACGAAGCTCCGCCACATCCTCGTCCGGCACGAGCAGGGCGCCGGGCACGCCGCCACCGGCTACGCCCAGGCGACCGGCAAGGTCGGCGTCTGCATGGCGACGTCGGGCCCGGGCGCCACGAACCTGGTCACCCCGCTGGCCGACGCCAACATGGACTCCGTGCCCGTCGTCGCCATCACGGGGCAGCAGTCGCGCGCGCTGATCGGCACCGACGCGTTCCAGGAAGCCGACATCTGCGGCATCACCATGCCGGTCACCAAGCACAACTTCCTCGTCACCGACCCGGCCGAGATCCCGCGGACCATCGCCGAGGCATTCCACTTGGCGCTCACGGGCCGACCCGGCCCGGTGCTGGTGGACATCCCCAAGGACGTGCTGCAGGAGATGACCTCGTTCTCCTGGCCGCCCGAGATGCGGCTGCCGGGTTACCGCCCGACGCTGCGCCCGCACGGCAAGCAGGTGCGCGAAGCCGCGAAGCTCATCGCGAACGCGCGCCGGCCCGTTCTCTACGTCGGCGGCGGCGTGATCAAGGCCGAGGCCTCGCAGCAGCTGCTGGAGCTGGCCGAGCTGACCGGCATCCCGGTCGCCACCACGCTGATGGCGCGCGGCGCGTTCCCCGACTCGCACCGCCAGCACGTCGGCATGCCCGGCATGCACGGCACCGTCGCCGCGGTCGCGTCGATGCAGCGGTCCGACCTGCTGATCGCGCTCGGCGCCCGCTTCGACGACCGCGTCACCGGCGCGACGTCGTCGTTCGCGCCCGACGCGAAGGTGATCCACGCCGACATCGACCCGGCCGAGATCTCCAAGAACCGCAAGGCCGACGTGCCGATCGTCGGTGACTGCAACGAGATCATCGGCGAGCTGATCGCCGCCGTGAAGGCCGAGTTCGAGCACGGGCACCAGCCGGACCTCACCGACTGGTGGACGCAGGTCGACTCCTGGCGCGACACCTACCCGGCCGGCTACGAGTGGCCCGACGACGGTTCGCTGTCGCCGCAGTACGTCATCGAGCGCATCGGTGAGCTCGCCGGTCCCGACGCGGTCTTCACCGCCGGCGTCGGCCAGCACCAGATGTGGGCCGCGCAGTTCGTGAAGTACGAGAAGCCGCGTACATGGATCAACTCCGGCGGCCTCGGCACCATGGGCTTCGCCGTCCCGGCGGCCATGGGTGCGCAGTTCGGCCTGCCCGACACGCAGGTGTGGGCGATCGACGGCGACGGCTGCTTCCAGATGACCAACCAGGAGCTAGCCACGTGCGCCATCGAGGGCGCGCCGATCAAGGTCGCCGTGATCAACAACGGCAACCTCGGCATGATCCGGCAGTGGCAGAACCTCTTCTACTCGGAGCGGTACTCCAACAGCGATCTCGGTACCCACAAGCACCGCATCCCCGACTTCACGCTGCTGGCCGAGGCCCTCGGCTGCGCCGGGCTGCGCTGTGAGACCAAGGAGGACGTCGACGCGACGATCCGACGCGCGATGGAGATCAACGACCGTCCTGTCGTGATCGATTTCGTCGTGGGGAAGGATGCCCAGGTGTGGCCGATGGTGGCCGCGGGCACCGGCAACGACGAGATCATGGCCGTCCGCGGCATCCGGCCGCTGTTCGACGACGACGAGGTTTCGCAGGAAGCCGCCGAGACCCTCGAAGCCGCCGAAGCTGCCGCGGAAGGAGAAAACCGATGACCGTCCACACGTTGAGCGTGCTGGTCGAGAACAAGCCCGGCGTGCTAGCCCGGGTGTCCGGCCTGTTCTCCCGCCGCGGTTTCAACATCGAGTCTCTTGCCGTGGGCCCTACGGAAAACCCCGAGGTGTCCCGCATGACGATCGTGGTCGCCGTTGAAGAGCTACCGCTCGAACAGGTGACCAAACAGCTCAACAAGCTGGTCAACGTGATCAAGATCGTGGAGCTGGAACAGTCCAGCGCGGTGCAGCGTGAACTGCTGCTCGTGAAGGTCCGGGCCGACGCGACCGTGCGCAGCCAGGTCCTCGAGACCGTCCAGCTCTTCCGTGCCAAGGTGGTGGACGTGTCCCCGGAGGCGCTCACCGTCGAGGCGACCGGGACATCGGACAAGATCGGCGCACTTTTGCGCATGCTCGAGCCGTACGGCATCCGTGAGCTCGTGCAGTCCGGCATGGTCGCGGTGGGTCGCGGGGCCCGCTCGATCACCGCCACCTCGCCCCGCTGATTCTTGAGAAGTCGATTCTTCAGCAGTAACCCGAAAGGAAGCAGTACCCCCATGGCAGTGGAAATCTTCTACGACGACGACGCGGACCTTTCGATCATCCAGGGTCGCAAGGTCGCCGTGATCGGCTACGGCAGCCAGGGCCACGCCCACTCTCTGAGCCTGCGTGACTCCGGTGTCGACGTCCGCATCGGCCTGCCGGAGGGGTCGAAGTCGCGGGCGAAGGCCGAGGAGCAGGGCCTGCGCGTGCTGAACGTCGCCGAGGCCGCGGCCGAGGCCGATCTGATCATGATCCTCGCGCCGGACACGAAGCAGCGCTTCATCTACTCCGAGGACATCGCGCCGAACCTGAAGGACGGCGACGCGATCTTCTTCGGCCACGGCTTCAACATTCGCTACGACCTGATCAAGCCGCCGGGCAACGTCGACGTCGCCATGGTCGCCCCGAAGGGCCCGGGTCACCTCGTGCGCCGCCAGTTCGTGGACGGCAAGGGCGTGCCCTGCCTGATCGCGGTGGAGCAGGACGCGACCGGTGGCGCCCAGGCGCTGGCCCTGTCGTACGCGGCCGCCATCGGCGGTGCGCGCGCGGGCGTCATCAAGACGACGTTCACCGAGGAGACCGAGACCGACCTCTTCGGCGAGCAGGCCGTGCTCTGCGGTGGCGCGTCGGCGCTGGTGCAGACGGGCTTCGAGGTGCTGACCGAGGCCGGTTACGCCCCGGAGATCGCCTACTTCGAGGTGCTGCACGAGCTCAAGCTGATCGTCGACCTCATGTACGAGGGTGGCATCGCGCGTCAGCGTTACTCGATCTCCGACACGGCCGAGTACGGCGACCTCACCCGCGGCCCGCGCGTGATCTCGCCGGCGGTGAAGCAGGAGATGCAGAAGATCCTGGGCGAGATCCAGGACGGCACCTTCGCGCGCGAGTGGGTCGCCGAGGACGAGGCCGGGCGCCCGAACTTCATCAAGCTCGAGGAGCAGGGCAACCAGCACCCGATCGAGGAGACCGGCAAGAAGCTGCGTGCCCTCATGTCGTGGGTGGACCGGCCGATCACCGAGACCGCCTGATCGTCTTGTGATGGCTTGATCGTTCGAAAGGCCCCCTCACCCGCAGGTGAGGGGGCCTTTTCGGTGGTTTCGCCGTTCAGCGGCGAGACCTGTCGCGGTGGGTCGATACGCTGGTGCCATGAGTGATCAGCCCGTCGACGACAAGGCGCACATCCGGCACGAGCTGGACCTCACCGACGCCCCTTGGATCAGGGCCGAGCCCGAAGGCGTCACGCTCGAGGACTGCGTGGAGTACGCCTTCGTGCCGCACACCGACGGCGTCACGTACGTCGCGATGCGCCAGTCGTCGAAACCGGACGGCGTGGTGCTCGTGTTCACGCCGTCGGAGTGGGACGCGTTCGTGAAGGGCGTCCGTGACGGCGAGTTCGACCTGCCTGAGGACCTCGAGGCCTAGGCGATTACGCGGTCGACCAGCTCCTGGAGCCGGCCGGTCGCGGCCGCGAGCGCCGGGTGGTCGCCGTAGTCGCGCGACTCGACGATCTCCCCGTCGCGCACGCGCAGCGCGAAGATGTTGTTGACGCGGAACGGCGTTGCGCCGAGTTGCCCCTCGTAGGCGAATTCGCCGATCAGCACCTCGGGGTCGGTGCTCTGGTAGGTGACGAGGTCGGTGGCCTGCATGCGGATGCCGATTTCCCCGGCCAGCGCGAAGTGCGTGCGCAGGTCTTCGCGGGACTTCAGCATGGGCGCGCCCGGCAGGAACGGGTGGCGGACGTCGGTTTGCTCGGCATAGAGGTCGGGCAGCTCGGACCAGCGCTGGTCGGAAACGCCGTAACAGAGCCGTTGGAACACACCCAGCGGGCTCTTGCGGTCGGCGAGCCGCGCCGGCCGCGGCTGGACCGGGCCGGGTTCGTGGGGCGGGACTTGGGCGTACGCCTCGGCGAGCCCGGCCGCCGCTCCCTGGACCGCCGCCATCCGCAGGTAGTCGTGGTAGTCGCGGCTGTGGACGATCAGCCCGTCGCGCACCCTCAGCATCTGGATGTTCTCGGTTTCGGTCTTTTCGCCGCTGAGCGACGATTCCGCCGTGTACCGGAACTCGGCGACGATCACCTCGGGGTCCGTCATCTCGTGGACGACGACGTCGCTGGTCGACAGCCGGAGCGTCGCCCCCAGTCCGCCCACAAACCGCTCGTGCACCGCTTTTCGACCCTCGATTCGGCCGGGGACGGGGATCGCGGTGGGGTGCTCGACGACGGTGTTCTCCGCGTAGAGCTGGGAAAGCTCGTTGAACCGGCCCGCGGTGATGCCCTCGGAAAGCCGCTCGAAGACCTCTCGGGGTGTGGTCATGGTTGTCCTCCCAGTGGATGAAACGGAGTCCGTAGTCCGCCTCTTCGGGTCGACGATACGGACTACGGACTCCGCTTGTCTACCGGGCTTTCGCCAGCAGGGCGCGCGCGGCGGGGCTGTCGCACGCGTCGGCCCAGCCTTCGGGTGTGGAGTTCCAGAGGCCGTCGCGCGCGTCGAGGTCGGCGCCGGCCCGGACGAGGACCTCGATGACGTCGAGCCGGTTGTTCTGCGCGGCGAGGTGCAGAGCGGTGATCCCGACGCCGTGCTTCGGGCCGCCGAAAGTCCCAACGCGGTTCACGTCGGCGCCCAGCTCCAGCAAGGTCCGCACGGCGGCGATTTTGCCCTGCGCGGCGGCCCAGGTGAGCGCGGTGCCGCGGTAGACGTCGGCGTCGAGGTCCGCGCCGCGCTCGGCGAGGGTGCGCAGGGTGTCGGTGCGATCGTTGCGCGCTGCCCAGCTGAGGGCTTCGTCGCGGATCTCCCGGGGATCGTCGCTGGGGCGCCACAACGGGAAACCACTGTGGGGCCGGTAGAACTCGCGGTGCGCACCCGCCGCCGGCGTGAGTGTCCCGTTCGGACGGACGAGCTCGTCCAGCAGCTCGGCGTCCCCGATGCTCGCTGCGACGCGAAGATTGCGAGGGGACCGGTCGCGCGTTGCCAGTTTTTCGGCCACAGTCCGGTTTCCCCAGAACAACGCGACGACGAGAGGCGTCCCGCCGTCGCCGCGCGCCGACACATCGAGTGGTGCGCCGGCGTCGAGGAGCAGATCGGCGAGCAGGGGCAGATCGCTGTACGCGGCCTGGT
Protein-coding regions in this window:
- the ilvN gene encoding acetolactate synthase small subunit gives rise to the protein MTVHTLSVLVENKPGVLARVSGLFSRRGFNIESLAVGPTENPEVSRMTIVVAVEELPLEQVTKQLNKLVNVIKIVELEQSSAVQRELLLVKVRADATVRSQVLETVQLFRAKVVDVSPEALTVEATGTSDKIGALLRMLEPYGIRELVQSGMVAVGRGARSITATSPR
- a CDS encoding DUF397 domain-containing protein yields the protein MSDQPVDDKAHIRHELDLTDAPWIRAEPEGVTLEDCVEYAFVPHTDGVTYVAMRQSSKPDGVVLVFTPSEWDAFVKGVRDGEFDLPEDLEA
- a CDS encoding acetolactate synthase large subunit yields the protein MTSATSRSDAKPGPTAPGVPGARPKPAPPAGTPVRVTGAQSLVRSLEAVGAEVVFGIPGGTILPAYDPLLDSTKLRHILVRHEQGAGHAATGYAQATGKVGVCMATSGPGATNLVTPLADANMDSVPVVAITGQQSRALIGTDAFQEADICGITMPVTKHNFLVTDPAEIPRTIAEAFHLALTGRPGPVLVDIPKDVLQEMTSFSWPPEMRLPGYRPTLRPHGKQVREAAKLIANARRPVLYVGGGVIKAEASQQLLELAELTGIPVATTLMARGAFPDSHRQHVGMPGMHGTVAAVASMQRSDLLIALGARFDDRVTGATSSFAPDAKVIHADIDPAEISKNRKADVPIVGDCNEIIGELIAAVKAEFEHGHQPDLTDWWTQVDSWRDTYPAGYEWPDDGSLSPQYVIERIGELAGPDAVFTAGVGQHQMWAAQFVKYEKPRTWINSGGLGTMGFAVPAAMGAQFGLPDTQVWAIDGDGCFQMTNQELATCAIEGAPIKVAVINNGNLGMIRQWQNLFYSERYSNSDLGTHKHRIPDFTLLAEALGCAGLRCETKEDVDATIRRAMEINDRPVVIDFVVGKDAQVWPMVAAGTGNDEIMAVRGIRPLFDDDEVSQEAAETLEAAEAAAEGENR
- a CDS encoding nuclear transport factor 2 family protein — protein: MTTPREVFERLSEGITAGRFNELSQLYAENTVVEHPTAIPVPGRIEGRKAVHERFVGGLGATLRLSTSDVVVHEMTDPEVIVAEFRYTAESSLSGEKTETENIQMLRVRDGLIVHSRDYHDYLRMAAVQGAAAGLAEAYAQVPPHEPGPVQPRPARLADRKSPLGVFQRLCYGVSDQRWSELPDLYAEQTDVRHPFLPGAPMLKSREDLRTHFALAGEIGIRMQATDLVTYQSTDPEVLIGEFAYEGQLGATPFRVNNIFALRVRDGEIVESRDYGDHPALAAATGRLQELVDRVIA
- the ilvD gene encoding dihydroxy-acid dehydratase, encoding MPHLRSRTTTHGRNAAGARALWRATGMTDSDFGKPIVAIANSYTQFVPGHVHLKDLGEIVAEAVKEAGGIAREFHTIAVDDGIAMGHSGMLYSLPSREIIADSVEYMVNAHQADALVCISNCDKITPGMLNAAMRLNIPTVFVSGGPMEAGKAVVVGGVAQAPTDLITAIAASASSEVDEDGLSIVERSACPTCGSCSGMFTANSMNCLTEALGLSLPGNGSTLATHAARRELFSGAGRTVIDLCKRWYGEDDESALPRSIATRAAFENAMALDMAMGGSTNTVLHILAAAQEGEVDFTISDIDDIGRRVPCLSKVAPNSDYHMEDVHRAGGIPAILGELYRGGLLNTGVHSVHSPDLDSWLNEWDIRAESPSQKALELFHAAPGGVRTTKAFSTENRWSSLDTDAVGGCIHDVEHAYTKDGGLAILRGNLAENGAVIKAAGIDEDLWHFEGPARVLESQEEAVSAILKKEIQPGEVLVIRYEGPAGGPGMQEMLHPTAFLKGSGLGKKCALITDGRFSGGSSGISVGHISPEAAACGLIGLVENGDRILLDVHERRLELLVDAEILAERRSKMETAERPWQPKERQRPITAALRAYARMATSADTGAVRDPNK
- a CDS encoding PH domain-containing protein; protein product: MAEKEQDQRADEGRKAVFKIPSTAYMAIALLTVCVTPIALGEINGLQWLYIFPIALFVFVVRTRTVATRQGLAVRTVFGKRDLPWSSLKGLAITGRARVRAVLGDDTQVTLPTVRTRHLPVLALVSEGKIKDPSGVLSDEELKPAAEKAAAKPAEKAPEQTPEATSAETGGSKAEPSE
- the ilvC gene encoding ketol-acid reductoisomerase → MAVEIFYDDDADLSIIQGRKVAVIGYGSQGHAHSLSLRDSGVDVRIGLPEGSKSRAKAEEQGLRVLNVAEAAAEADLIMILAPDTKQRFIYSEDIAPNLKDGDAIFFGHGFNIRYDLIKPPGNVDVAMVAPKGPGHLVRRQFVDGKGVPCLIAVEQDATGGAQALALSYAAAIGGARAGVIKTTFTEETETDLFGEQAVLCGGASALVQTGFEVLTEAGYAPEIAYFEVLHELKLIVDLMYEGGIARQRYSISDTAEYGDLTRGPRVISPAVKQEMQKILGEIQDGTFAREWVAEDEAGRPNFIKLEEQGNQHPIEETGKKLRALMSWVDRPITETA
- a CDS encoding ankyrin repeat domain-containing protein, with the translated sequence MAALPAKPDLAQLRKRAKELARAESIKLSEAQFRVARGHGFPSWPKLQAYVRRVAEGGPNLQHAYHADTEYYGERALGLLASAEDGTAGAREAFERHDQPLTREGARTVVAKEHGFGSWRGLRQHVAALSDSGEPFARAFRLLEARDVDGLAAVVDEFPELVHVRGTNGNDLLGMAGATCDERLTRVLLERGADPARGNAHGWTPLHQAAYSDLPLLADLLLDAGAPLDVSARGDGGTPLVVALFWGNRTVAEKLATRDRSPRNLRVAASIGDAELLDELVRPNGTLTPAAGAHREFYRPHSGFPLWRPSDDPREIRDEALSWAARNDRTDTLRTLAERGADLDADVYRGTALTWAAAQGKIAAVRTLLELGADVNRVGTFGGPKHGVGITALHLAAQNNRLDVIEVLVRAGADLDARDGLWNSTPEGWADACDSPAARALLAKAR